Within the Telopea speciosissima isolate NSW1024214 ecotype Mountain lineage chromosome 4, Tspe_v1, whole genome shotgun sequence genome, the region TAATACAGAGGTGGGCACTGATAAAGATAATGGATGATGTGTATTTGTACAGGATAGTAGTTGCTggtggggggaagagagaagggatTATGGTAGGGATGGAAGGAATTTAAGGGTTGGTCATTTGAATCGTGGGCAAAGGACTAACGGAGGCAGAACTACCTTTGGAATTGGGGGGGCGAGGTAGGCATTATGGGCAAGGAGGGCTTAGGCAGAGAAGGCATTTGGTTGCTGGTCAAGGGTGGCAATGTCGTAGGCTTTGGGAGGATGAAGATAGTTGAAAGAAGAACTGGGCTGTTGGCATTTGTGGTACTTCTGGCAATGGAGTCAGCGTAGCCGGAATTGTTGGTGGTGGCAGCACAGGAGGTGGAGAGCTGCTGCTGTGTACAGAAGATGGTAAGTAAGGGATCCTACAGATTGTGCAAACGATGAGGTTAGGGAATACGTCTTGATAGTTCCCACTCTGAGTTGCCCGCCGAAGTTAACTTAATGTCACCCTCACGATTTTGAAAGGCCTAACGAGGGAGTGAGGACTCCAATCCTTGTAAGGATCATCCATGGTCTTTCCATCACTCATCGATTGCCACTTTGAGGCTTGTTTTTACCCACAACAAAGTCAATGCTTACACGGCAGATTTTGGCTAACTGAGTCTTTTCAGTCTGATCGCCCATGCGTCACAATCTATAACTGAAGATGGATTACATATGATATGTCGCCACCTGTTTAGACATCCTTTTTCAATGAAGAGGATAGGTGTGTTCGGCTCCTTTGGGTTTCCATGAACAGTTCTTACACTTGAAAAGCTCCAAAGCATGCCAtttctttttgcattttttgccTTATCTTTGGGATAAATTCAGAaattgaaaaaatgaaaaagaagaagaaaatgtgaTGGGAAAAACCGGTGTTTAAAACACAGTTTAACGATGGTCTAGATCAGTATGTTTTGAACTTCAAACCCAAATATAATTCTCTACTTCCAATTTCTCAGCATTTTCCTCTGTTTTTATATAGTCCATTTTTTTGTGAACATTTGTGATTAGGCAAAATTTGAAGTATGAAAAGGGGTCCTACCTGTCTACAAACTTTGGACCTCATATAACCTGTGATTAGGCAAATACTTCAAAATAATTGGAGCTTGCAGGTTCAGAAATTTTATTCTGATACAAGATATAACGTTCAAACCAATTCAAACTTGGAATGCAGTCGCGCAAGAGAATTGAATTTTCATAAGAATACACAAATAGATACTATATTAATGAAATCATGGGAATCAAGCTCAGATTCCTAAAAATATGGAAACTATTACAAGCCACACAAACTAGAAACTGAAACAAATTTGAGCCACCTAAGGTGCCAAGAAACCAGCAAAAACAGGTTCGAGCAACCTCAATAATGAAGTAAAAACTCCAGCAAGAAATATCCAAATGTATTGATATTTCCCCTTTTTAAATATGGATTCTAGTACATCCCCAATACTATAAAGGGAAATAAATGGATAGTATAGTGGGTTTTTAAGGGCTAGTAGTTGCAGGTGGTGGGGAGAGAAAAGGGATTGTGGTAGGGATGGAAGGAATTGTTGTTGGGATAGTGGGCAATGGAGGCAGAGCAACCTTTGGAATTGTGGGCATGGTGGGCAGTGTAGGCATTGGTGGCAATGTTAGCTTAGGCAAAGAAGAAGGTATCTGGGTACTTGGCAGAGGAGGCATTGTGGTGGGTATTGGCATATTGGGAATAGTAGGCAAAGGAGGCACCTGGGTTGTCGGCATTGGTGGCAATGTTGCCTGAGGCAACGACGGCATTGCCGGCAATGGAGGCATTGTTGCCTGAGGCAAGGTTGGGATGGTGGGGAGAGGCAGCACAGGGGGCGGAGCTGCTGTATCCAATAGACGGCGTGCCGCTGTGCTCGTACTGATGCTTGACAATGACAGAGCCACGATCAAATACAGAAGGAAGCAGTGTTTGGAAGCAGCCATGGCAGGAAGATGAGAGTTGCAAATTAAAACCAAGCAAGAAGACTAGTATAGAagatttgatgatttttctgTGCGATGAGAAGAATGATAACAGGTAATGGGGTTTTTATAGATAACCATAAACATTGAAGGAACCATTGTCCACTCTCACTCCTCATTGACCATGTAATCCCTTATTAACGAAACTGTTTCCCATGTCATGATTGATGTGATGTGGGAGATTCCTCGCATATTGCCGGCATGGGGGAATCCTCTCCCTTCATATATATTGCATCATCGATAGTTATTGGTGTTGGGTGCCAAAACTTTGGGGCAGCAGGGACTCTGATTTGCCTTCTTGTTCCCGGATGTTTATTTAGGGATGCAATACTCTATgcctttctttttctattgagACAAGTTTAAGTATTAAAACAATTTGAACTTGCAAGCTCAAAAAGCTTGAGTTTTGATACAGGATAAAACCATTCAAATTCAATCCAAACTTTAGAATGCAGTCACACATGAAAAGGGAATTTTCAAAGTAATACACAAATAGATGCTACATTAATGAAAATACGGGATTGAAGCTCAAACCTAATACAAACCACACAAACTGAAAACTCAATCAAATTTGAGCCACCTAAGGTgccaagaaacaaacaaaaataggTCGTTCCAGCAACCTCAATAATGAAGTAAAAACTCCAGCAAGAAATATCCATTTATACCAATCCCATGCAATCTTCTCTTTTAAAATATGGATTCTACCAAATCCCCAATACAATAAATGGAGGGTTTCTAAGGGCTAGTGGTTGCAGGTGGTGGGGAGAGAAAAGGGATTGTGGTAGGAGGGATGGAAGGAATTGTTGTTGGGATAGTGGACAATGGAGGCAGAGCAACCTTTGGAATTGTGGGGATGGTGGGCAGTGTAGGCATTGGTGGCAATGTGGGCATAGAAGAAGGCATCTGGGTACTTGGCAGGGGTGGCATTGTGGTGGGTATTGGTATGTTGGGAATAGTAGGCAAAGGAGGCACCTGGGTCGTCGGCATTGGTGGTAATGCTGCCTGAGGCAATGATGGCATTGCCGGCAATGGAGGCAGTGTGGCCTGAGGCAAGGTTGGGATGGTGGGGAGAGGCAGCACAGGGGGTGGAGCTGCTGTATCCAATAGACGGCGAGCCGCTGTGCTTGTACTAATGCTTGACAATGACAGGGCCACCACGATCAAATACAGAAGGAAGGAGTGCCTTGAAGCAGCCATGGTTGGAAGATGAGAGATGCAAATTAAAACCAAGCAAGAAGACTGATATAGAAGATTTGATGATTTTCTATGAGATGAAGAATGATAACAGGTGATTGGGTTTTTATAGAGGGCTATAAACATTGAAGGAAccaatgggaagtggaagaaacAAGAATGACTTGAGTTTGTTGAGATGTGGTTGAGAGCAGTGGAGAGAAGTACTTGTTAGTTCACCTtctctctttaccaaaaaaaagttcacCTTCTCTCATACACAGTTTTGGAAAAACAAATGTCAAATACAAACGTTCGGAGTTGGAAAGCTAACTCTAAACTCAAAAGAGTCGAGAAGTTTAACATACGCACGCTATGGCTTCAACCTACAGCTACGTGGTTAATTGGATGGAAAGTAGTCAATCCTGTAGATTTGTCTTTTGTATCATGTTTTTCGAATTAGATCTGTGGCCCACGTGTATTAttaatctattatttttttccattaacAAGACTGCTAGAGAGCTACAATTGGGTGGGTGAAACTTGATACCTTGTGTCCTGATCTATATCATGTCGCCGACTTGCTATTTGTAATTTGGTATGagatgaggtttttttttttttttttttgataagatgAGATGGACCTTTATCTCCTGAGGTTTGTTGACTGATACGGTTGTGCAGTTCCTTTCATAagggggggctgaaatgaccattccacatCTTAACCAAACATACTGCCCGAGTGAGGTCCActcccttttattagaggcactatgAAACCGTACCGGACAGGAGAACCGCAGAtgataaaaattcaaatgagATGGGCGGTGGAAGGTTTAGAGGCTAGACAATTTTtgggggggttggggttggggttggggtttgggggagggggagggggagggggggggatgaaatagaaagaaaacttTTACTGTTATTTAACGATGGCAAGGGCTTGCATCCATATCTTACCCGTATTTGGGATGCTAAAtcaggggaggggggagggatctCAATATCAAAGATCAAAAATTCGGGTTTCGACCTGGTTGAAACCGAGTTTTGGTTGAAACCAGTCAAAACCAGAGAATCTTTtccattgatggggaaaccTTGGTTGGAGGGGTTTTTGTCGAAACATGGTTGAAACTGTCGAAATGAGGTATTATGTAGGCCTGGTTCAAGGTGGTTCAACCATGTTTCGATTGAAACATGATCGAAACCCtactttttttaaaatcaccttTCAACTTGTCTTAAAAACCTGCAAAATCGAATTAACTCGATGGTTTCAATATGTTTCGAtcaagttcttcttccatgctcAATATCATGTTGTTAAGAGACCATGGCTGAAGAGCTACAAGCTCttcttgaaaaaaataaatcatacctaggagtttttattttggttCCTTTACACGAAGGGTATGCGTTGGTAATCAAAATCTATCTTGATCGGATCTATTGAACGAATCAGGCCACCCATTAGCCTTGAAAGAATTCACAAGTGCCAACCATGACAGTCCTTTCTCTGACACAAAGTTGAACCATTTTCTTATCAATCAAAACGACATGATAATTCATTTTTACTTGAAAGGATATCTCAACTTAGGGTTCGCATGGTATAAAGTGAAAattagggggagggggaggaggaggagtaggGCTTGTAGCGGCAGAACAACTGTAAGGGTCGCTTTTCGACTTACAGATAGCCGGCAAACCTACAAAATCCATAGGAAAAGCACCAGAGATGATCGGAGCGGACTCCGGGGGACTtgccgatgcctaagtcagtttTTAGTAGCAGTAAAGAATTGTAGGTACATATTTGGGTTTGCTGCCCTCTTTGTGAAGCTAGGGAAGCAGGCATATGCCGAAGTCTTCATTCATCTTTTTGCCCTCAAGAATCGTAACTCTGGTTAGGGGTGGTTTTATTTCTCTGGTCAGAATGGGTTAAAGGTGAAAATTTTGATGAACTTACTGACCTCCAACCATAATTGGAAGAGTAGTTTCTTCTTCACCAAGACCGGCCAATTTTTCCTTCTAAGCTGGTGTGGTCGGAACCAGATACTCGTATTGCCAATGAGAAACCTTATCTGGGCTCTTAGGGCGTGAAATCTATTGAGATGGCCTTGTCAGCCGAGCCATTTAACTTGAGGGATCTTGGTGAGGAGTTGGTTCTCGTAGGTCTTTGGCTGAACCAAGGAGCCGAGTCTGGGTGAGTCTTAGCAacctttgtttcctttattttctttcttttacaatATTATTGTTCTTTGACCTATGTGTTCTCTCCTTCAGTGAAGTAGGGATTCGAACAAACAGAAGGCtaggatgaagaagaacaacGAGGTCAAAAGCCGACCTCCGCTCCTTGAAGTCAAGACAGTTCCTTAGGGGACTGACAAAGAAGGCCTGAATAAGAAGTGGATGTTTTTTCCCGAGGCAGGTCCCGGCTCATTGTGTGATTACTCTTTcgtcaaaaaaataattatactaCATTATTTCAACTTAAATCCcagaaatattttggttttacATCATGGAAATCGAGTTCAAAATTGGAattgaattttatttagaaGAAATTTGGAGTACTGTGAGGATACTAGACCTATACACAGATTTGGGGTGCCAATGACATTCTACTTCACGTCTAAATCTGAAAACTAAAGCCCTAATCAAGTAATCAAGAGTGTAAGGGATCTGTTGTTGGATTTGAATGTTCTCAATTTGCCCCCTCAAATGGAGCTTGCTGCTCTACAAGGTCCCTCTCACAAATCTCTTCAGGCTACACCAAACTCTGCCTGTAGGATTTTTTTCATGTAGTTGTTGATGCATCTTTTCTTCCAAGGAAGAACTTGGCAACAGTATCAACTGTGATTTTAAAATATGATCTAAGCTTCGTTTATGCAGAAGGAAGGAGAGTGCAAGCTGAGTCAGGTACCATGGAGTGGCTTAAGGATTAGCTATCTGGCATGGTTTACTCACGCCAAGTTTGAGGATGTTCTGTAATATTATTTTCATAAGTGAATGTACTGAATTGGTTCATGCAATCTCAGGGAAGACAGATCCGTTTAGAGCATCTCTGCTTTGGTTCTGTTTCTTTCCATGTAGAAAgttgaaaatagaaagtttttCTGTAAAATAGGATTTTCATTGTCcgttttaaaataaaaattaaaaaataaaaaaaaaaaaacatggaagaaactttaaatataaaatatgagaaaaaggaCATGGTTTCTGCGTCTAGACACAAGATTGGGTACAACGACCGCCCCACCCCTCATGAGAGGAAGAAATCTCGCCCCCGTTGATGCTTCAgcacatgctcccattggcccccataCTGGCTCAGGGCAACACTACTAGATAGAAAACTCCTCCCCATAAAATATGCCGAAGTCTTCGTTCATATATTGTGCATCTTCGACAGTTAATGGTGTTGAGTGCCAAAACTTCGGATGGCAGGGACTCTGATTTGCCTTCTGGTTCCCGGATTTTTATTTAGGGATGCAATATTctattcctttctctttctattGAGACAAGTTTAAGTATTAAAACAATTCGAGCTTGCAAGCACAAAAAGCTTGAGTTTTGATACAAGATATAATCATTCAAATTCATCCAAACTTTAGAATGCAGTCACACATGAAAATGGAATTTTCATAGTAATACAAAAATAGATGCTACATTAATGAAAATACGGAATTGAAGCTCAAACCTAATACAAACCACACAAACTGGaaactcaaacaaatttgaGCCATCGAAGGgtccaagaaacaaaaaaaaaaaaaaagaaaaaaaaagaaaaaaaaagaagaaggtcgTTCCAGCAACCTCAATAATGAAGTAAGAACTCCAGCAAgaaatatccatatataccAATCCCATGATATCTTCTCTTTTAAAATATGGATTCTATCAAGTCCCCCAATACAATAAATGGAGGGTTTCTAAGGGCTAGTGGTTGCAGGTGGTGGGGAGAGAAAAGGGATTGTGGTAGGGATGGAAGGAATTGTTGTTGGGATAGTGGGTAATGGAGGCAGAGCAACCTTTGGAATTGTGGGGATGATGGGCAATGTAGGCATTGGTGGTAATGTGGGTTTAGGCAAAGAAGAAGGCATCTGAGTACTTGGCAGGGGTGGCATTGTGGTGGGTATTGGCATGTTGGGGATAGACGGCAATGGAGGCACCTGGGTTGTCGGCATTGGTGGCAATGTTGCCTGAGGCAACGACGGCAATGGAGGCATTGTAGCCTGAGGCAAGGTTGGTATGGTGGGGAGAGGCAGCACAGGAGGCGGAGCTGCTGTATCCAGTAGACGGCGAGCCGCTGTGCTCGTACTGATGGTTGACAATGAGAGAGCCACCATCAAATATAGAAGGAAGGGGTGTCTTGAAGAAGCAGCCATGGTCGGAAGATGAGAGATGCGGCAAATTAAAACCAAGCAAGAAGACTAGTATAGAagatttgatgatttttgtgtGAGATGAGAAGAATGATAAACAGGTGATTGGGTTTTTATAGAGGACTATAAACATTGAAGAACCAATGGGTAGTGGAAGAAACAAAGGATGAGTTGATGAGTTTGTTGAGATGTAGTTGAGAGAGGAATGGATCAGAGAAGTAGTTGTTAGTTTACCTTCTCTCATACATGTACAGCTTTAACAAAAATGTCAAATACAGATGTCCGGAGTTGGAAATTAAGCTAACTCAAAACTCAGAAGAGCCAAGAAATTCAAACTAGCTATGGCCTATGGTTTCAACAACCAACAGCTACGTGGTTGTATGCCAAATGTAATTCTACAAATTAACTGATTGGAAATTAATTAGTTTATCGTAGAGGGCAGTAGGCAATACTATAGAAATTTTTTGTATCGTGTCCTAAAAATgcaaatgcccatttgtccaaatgcctccttacaatttttttaattgcaaactctctctcttactttcaaaaaattgtagcactttggtccctgTCGTTAATTCGGgacgttagatgtta harbors:
- the LOC122657869 gene encoding protein PELPK1-like, which produces MAASKHCFLLYLIVALSLSSISTSTAARRLLDTAAPPPVLPLPTIPTLPQATMPPLPAMPSLPQATLPPMPTTQVPPLPTIPNMPIPTTMPPLPSTQIPSSLPKLTLPPMPTLPTMPTIPKVALPPLPTIPTTIPSIPTTIPFLSPPPATTSP